A stretch of DNA from Diospyros lotus cultivar Yz01 chromosome 14, ASM1463336v1, whole genome shotgun sequence:
TATAACAACATGCTCTTTCTTAATCGAAATCGCCGTGTGTCTCTGAGTGGTGTAGATTTCAAGCAGATTGATAGAGAATGGGATTGGTACTTCCCTCAATCTTATCTTTATACCAATGTTTGATTAAATTCATTTGATTAGTTGTATTTAatgtatgatatatatatatatgtttatggaTTGACAGGGACAATTTCATAATTCTTCAAGCATTTATGGCTTCTTCACTGGCCTACTTCAGCTTCCCTTCCTTGCAAAATCTTCCTGTTTGGAACGCAAGGGGAATCATCTGTTGTCTATTTCTCCACATGGGAGTCTCAGAGCCACTCTACTATTGGGCTCATAGATTTTTGCACTCACAGTATTTCTTTAGCCATTACCATTGGCTACACCATTCCTCTAAAGTGGCACATCCCTTCACTGGTACATTTTATCCTAtaaaatttgacatttgaaTCCATAATTTCATCTTCCTTTTTTTGTCTCCTTTTCTACTTTGGAATTACTTTAAAAGTTCATCCGCCATGCTCACTGTTTTCTGTTTCGACTAGAGCTGGGCTTTTGTCAGTACAGTAATTAGCCTTGTAATGTGTTGTTTGGTGCAGCTGGGCATGCAACATTTCTGGAACATATATCACTTTGTCTAATAACAGGGCTGCCTATACTAGGGACGACCATTATAGGATTTGGATCTATAAGCATGATCTACGGCTAtgttttgatgtttgatttcGTAAGATGTATGGGGCACAGCAATGTTGAAGTCATTCCTCATCGTCTGTTCGAGATTTTCCCACCTCTAAAATACGTTATCTACACGCCCACGTACGTATCCACAATTTCCCATCTTCATGAATGCTTAGTTGCTTGGCAGTAAGGTCCGGGaagaatttttgtttcttgtatTCCTTGTTTGTATTCTGGTTGGGAGATTAGAGTTGGATCCAGGTAGGCCATGAGAAAATGATGGTTTGGGACCATTAACTTGCAATGAATCATGAATGGAAGTTTGGTATAAGAGGGGTGCTATGGTATGATATTCCAAGAGTTTTGATTAGCATTTCTATTTTCTAACATGGAGTAACCGTGAGCTTCTGTtgtctaatttttaatttccaaaatcCCTTGCATCTAACCACTACCAAAAGGGTTACTCAATAAAAGATGCCCCTTTTCAAGTGAATTATGTGTTAAGATTTCAACTTCCATAGCTAAATTTGTCAACATCGTATCATTAATTTATAGCTCTTCTTTGATGTTTAACCAGATACCACAGCCTCCACCGCATAGAAATGAGCACCAATTTCTGCCTCTTTATGCCTATTTATGACGCAGTATGGAAGACCATGAACAGCCATTCTTGGGATACCCACAAAAAGATAAGTTCAGGTGCAAATGAGCAAAGGGAAATAGTCAATTTCTATATATGTTCATATCTCTTTTAGTGTATCTATCTAGAATAACCCTATTGGTACATTTTGTGTATATCTTGAGCTACCCCTTTGTGTAGtccaagatatacaaaaataatgtacatctagcatgattcattTATCTATCTCTTGTCCAAAATCACTTGTCATCAAGCAGTTACATTgctatgatataaatataatataattatgacTTATAGTAAATACATGGTTTGTCACTTAATCTTGCACACTTTGGTGAccttaaattatgaatttgacaaaaaaaaaatttctttctttccattgAAGGTAAAAATGGAAGTGTACCTGATTTCGTGTTCCTTGCACATGTCGTGGACATTGTGTCATCGATGCACGTTGGTTTTGTTTTTCGATCATTTAGTTCGGTACCTTTCACCACAATACCATTCCTGATTCCACTCTGGCCAATTGCTTTATGGGCGATACTTGTCATGTGGGCTAAGTCGAAGACCTTCTTGCTCAGTTTTTACTACCTCAGAGGAAGGCTATGCGAGACATGGGTTGTTCCCAGGTTTGGTCTGCAGGTAGGCAGCTGCCTGGCCTctgtttctctttctttatcaGTATTATTTCACCACTTCTATATCAAAGTAAAACATTTTCGGAGATAATATTTTACACCTATTTTACCCTATTTGGATGACgaaatatatagaaaatattttaactctAATGAGGGGAAATGATTTACCAACTCAAATTTctggaatcattttttttttttaaatctaccAAACCACCTTtacatctatatataaatatacatatatatatagctaatttttgaaaaatattttctttacgccaaataatgaaaaaaatatttttatatgcaaACCAAACactgaaaaataagatttgtttGTGTAAAAACTTTTCatgcataaattattttaccaGTGTACAATATGTTATGTCGAAACAAACAGAGCCTAAATTCTAAATTTCACCACTTCGCCACTTTAACATAATTTCTTTAGAATTGTACCAAACCAAATATGTAGTAGAACTGCCTCTATTTTGAGTGTCAGTGCATGCCAATGTTTCTCTTTctagattaaaagaaaaaaaaaaaaaaaaggagtgatTTGTAAAGCGGGGCAATTGTTTTCATTAGAATTTAGGGGCTTGGAAATATTAGCTTGTATGGCAAAAGGATAACAGCCGGTTTGTGTGTTCTAATGTGCTTGCATTTCATATGTTGCAGTACTTCCTTCCATTTGCTGAGGATGGcattaataatcaaattgaagAAGCCATCCTCAGGGCCGACAGACTTGGTGTCAAGGTCATTAACCTTGCTGCATTAAACAAGGTTGGTCCATTATTTCTCATCTTTCTGGTTCATCCTTGCTCTTAGATTTTTACCTTCACTGTTTATGGTTAACAATCAAAATGAGCACAATCATAACTGAAATGTTGATTTCAGTAGAGAAAAAAAGCTAAAGAACCTCGGAAGAGGTTTTGACTTCTGTGGCCTCGCATAGTTTGATAGGTTGTTTCCTAgtattgattgattgatgtttAGGAAAATGTTGTTACAGAACGAATCCCTGAATGGAGGTGGGAAGTTGTTTGTTAACAAGCATCCTGATCTTAGGGTTCGGGTGGTCCATGGAAACACATTAACAGCGGCAGTGATTCTCAATGAGATACCTAAAGACGAAAAAACAGTCTTCTTGGCAGGGGCAACTTCTAAGCTTGGAAGGGCCATTGCCCTCTATCTTGCTCGTCGAAGAGTTAGGGTCCTGGTAAGATCCTCTTAACCAAATTGAGTTTACCTGCTTCGAGGTTTGACCTTCTCAACTGTTCTTATTAAGGCTGTAAATTCACACTTGGTATTTGGGCTTATAAAGTAAAATATGCTGTTTAATATGTGCAGATTAATATATGAGAGAGTTTATGTAATAACAGAAAATTTGATCTAACATCACAAAGATAGTAGGTGTTTGAAGTTCATTTCCTATCTGTCTTAGTTTTAATTAAGGACATAAAATGTAGATGTTAACTCAATCAACTGAGAGATTCACGAGTATTCAGAAGGAAGCCCCGTTGGATTGCCAGGAATTTCTCATTCAAGTCACAAAGTATCGGGCTGCAAAAAACTGTAAGGTACTGTTTTAAAGATGCATCAGTAATCTCCCGCTGGTTCACATGTCCTTTTCCTTAATCTTTTTGTTTCAACTTGATCCCTTTTGTTTGTGTTCATTACTAGTTGCCTCATATTATGCTGTTTTCCACGTTGAAATTTTTATGGATTACACACGATGTTGGAGGGTGGAACTACTAcggagagtaaaaataataatataaaaaataaagttaacccTTTATATCTACTAGcttaagtttttagatgagatggttgttaataatttaacaaCTATACTCTTgtaactttctttttttcctttcggTAATTGCAACACAATACTACTAGTCTTGAAATAGTTCTAACCTAATAGCATTTATGTTAAAATTCATAGACGTGGATCATTGGTAAATGGGTTACACCTCGAGAGCAAAGTTGGGCGCCCCCTGGGACACATTTCCATCAGTTTGTGGTTCCACCTCTGCTTCCCACAAGAAGAGACTGTACTTATGGAAAACTTGCAGCCATGAGGCTCCCTGATGATGTCAAGGGGCTAGGGACATGTGAGGTAGATATCATCACTACATTCTGCTCCTTTTATATTTGCTTTGagttcatttcattcatctctTCCAACCAAAATCCTTGAAGTTCATATTTTAGCTTTTTATTTCCCTGCCTTCCAAGTATGTCATACAAAGATTTCACCCTTCTTGCTTTATTTAGGTCGGATCAGAAttgctaaagaaaaaaaaagagcagAAGATATTTTGTGGGGCTAGAGTTCAGAGTACCCTAATATACTCAGAAAGGACAACATATATCTCCAGGGTCTCAGACTGTTAGCAAAGGAAAGACACCAAAATTTTTGTTAGTCTAAGCATACTCCATCTAGAAAACTCAGTAGTTAAGCTCCCCAAGCACAATTCCCGTCACATTATTGACGCTATATATTGATAGGGTCATGAAAATCTAGTCGAACACGTTCTAGCAATAATTAAATAGCTCAAGCTGTTTCAAGAATAGAAAGGGATAATAATCATAACATCTTGCTTATgtcttctttgattttgtgGCATGAGCAGTATACACTGCCAAGAGGGTTAGTCCATGCCTGCCATGCAGGTGGGCTCGTTCACTTCCTTGAAGGTTGGAGTCACCATGAAGTTGGAGCTATTGATGTCGATCAGATTGATGTTGCTTGGAATGCAGCCTTAAAGCACGGCCTGAAACCTGTTTAGTATTATCTCAAGAATTATCCCAGACCCAGTGCCAAGACCTGTGTGACGCAGACATACTAGACAACAAATTTCCTGCTATGTGTTTGCTTCAATCAAGTCAGGGTTACCTGGGCTTGGACTTTGTCTCCCTCGCCGTCCCTCTCTTCTCACATGAAGTACAGGAAGAAATCGGATGGGGAGGATGAGACAGGGGATAGCAAATATTCGTCGCTTTTTAATATTTGTCATTGTTGTTCTCCTAGTGAGAATTTCTAAAGCAATTGTTGAATACAAACTCATATTTTATAATTCAGCAAGAAGGGAATTCCATAAACACTTCTATTTTATTCGGTCTATCTCTAGTGAAGAGATGTGTAGTGTGACTAAAAAACACTCTTCCAAAAGTCAAATTCTAGTGAGCAAAGGTGGCACGCAATTATTCTAATGATGTATTTGGttggttaaaagaaaaaaaagaagaatttggAAGGGTATAATGGGTATAACTGCCGGTTGTAAAACTTACTATGTATGGACTGTGGAGATCTATTGAAAGTGGCTAAAACATATGATGAAACTGATGCTAATCAGATTAAAACATCATGGCTAATCATAGTAAAGGTAGCACTTACCAAGGAAAGAACCATTTTTGTCATAGAATTGTAGTCAATAGAAGAAAGTGCTGATGCTTCAAAGCACCAACATTGAAGCTAGCTTGCAGATCCACCATGGCAATGGTGCTTGGCTCTCCAATTTCAGAGCTCTTCCACCATATCTTCTCCTCAACTCAAGCAAAAACGAAGTCCCTCCACATTAGGCGGAGGAGACTCTCTCCTCCACCTAGAAATAGAGCCTCATCTCAAATCCACACATTTGTATATAAAACCACTTCTATCTTCTATCTTCTATCTACTACCACATCCGAAAGCGCTCTTCTACACATTTGTTATCATGGCCTTCTACAACTCTTTCTTGGTTGCTTTCTCTGGCTTCCTGTTCTTCTGCAGCGCCAATGCCTTCAACATCACGAAGCTTCTTGACAAGTACCCGGATTTCAGCACCTTCAACTCGTATCTGACCCAAACCAAACTTGCAGGCGAGATTAACAGTCGCCAAACCATCACCATTCTTGTGGTGGACAATGGTGCTATCTCCTCCCTATCAGATAAACCGGAAGATGTCTTGAGGAATATCTTAAGCCTGCATGTAGTGCTTGATTACTATGATGTCCAAAAGCTccaaaaacttcccaaaaagACTGCCATCTTGACCACGCTTTTCCAGGCTAGCGGTTTGGCCTCCGGGCAACAAGGCTTCCTGAATGCAACTGATGTGAGCCCTGGATCAGTTGCGTTCGGATCAGCTGTTAACGGTTCACAACTTGATGTCAATCTGGTCAAGTCAGTTGCTTCTCATCCATATGACATTTCAGTTTTGCAGGTCAGCGGTGCCATTGTTCCTACAGGCATTGAGAAAACCAAAAACAACAATTCCAGTGGCCATTCAACTCCTCCACCAAAACGTTCACCTTCCCCTGCAGCCACCCCGGCTCCTGCACCATCTAAAGCAGCCCCAGCGCCCAAGGCACCCAAAATGCCCGCCTCCCCTCCTCGCCCTGCTGATGCACCGGCCCCAAGCTGGTCCTCAGCAGACTCGAAACCAGTAAAGTCTGACAGCGCAGACAGAGCTCTCCGGCAACTTAGCGTTCTTAAGTTGATAGTGCTATTGACCCTGTCGCTGGTATCCATCATTTGATCAGGCTTCGGGACCAGTGTGTTCCAGAATTTTGCGTTGGtctctttgttttttcaaaGTGATTTTCAGGGTTTTGCAACTCAGGAGCTCAAAGCCGGTGCAGTTGCATAACCATTCAACATAAGCCCCTCCATTTCCTCGTTTGAAACTCTTGTTTGTAATGGAGGCCCAAAGCCAATTGCCACTGCAATCTGTTCAGCAAGATGTGTGACAGGGCAGTGACTCTTGAGCTGTTTTGATAATAACATCACAGCAGTTCTCAAATTCTGCATAATGTGTCCTGAAATTTCTCCTACTTATCTCTTTCACGGCTTTCTAACTCAAATGCTCAATATGATGTCCTAATTGAAGGTACAGAATCTTCCTCCAAGGCCTAAAGctaaatcagattttttgaaatcaaattcattaagCTGTGGATTCGTTTGAATCTGATGGAGATCCATGCAACTTGAAACAAGAACAACTAAAACAACtaaatattgttattgttgCAAGAAAATCTGATCCATTAATGTTTTCATCGTCATTAGCAACATAATATTAGTTTTTATcataaagatgaaaaatttAAGAGCTGAGCTGAAGAAACCTTTGTGCCATGGGATGTTTGGCTTCAGAGAGCCGATCGGGCTTCAAGATCTCAACAATCTCTCCGCTCACAAGAAGGGCCACAACATCAGCAACCCTCTGGATTTGCTTGATGCTGTGAGAAACCATGACTACTGTCATTCCTCTTTTCTTCAGCTTCACAAGAACATCCTCAATGTTCTGTGTCGAGATCGGATCTAGGGCACTTGTTGGCTCATCCAACAGCAACACCTTGATCAAAAGACCAAAAAAACAGAAACCCATAAATAAAACTCCATGGCTGCAACTTTCATCATATTCATGTCtttgaaaacaaataattaaaagctAGAAAGATCTTGCAATTTATGGTCACCTCTGGTTCATTGGCAAGGGTCCTGGCCAGAGCAACCCTTTGAGCCTGGCCGACCGATAACTCTGAACTGGGCTTGTTGAAAAAGGAGGCCTCCAGATCTGCAAGGCTCAGCAACTTATGAACCTCATTGTCACTAAGCTTCTTCCCCCTCAACTGTGGCCCATACCTAACGTTGTCTGCAACCGTGCCTGAAAAATGAGCAAAAAATTATGCAACAGAGTGTTTTTGCACATTATTTGGGAAAGTTCATTATTGTGGGTTGCAATTGGTATGAATTTGGGTAGGTATCTGACAGACACTAGTAACAGAGTACCAAacaagtttattaataaatatttcataaaaaaaaatcgtgaaaaaaataaaatatatattgaatcTGATCCAAGCCCACATCAAATTTCACCAAACAAGTTTGGACATGATTCAATGGGTGATCTTGCACTCCTATCACAGATTCTCATTCTTACCTTGGGTTGGCTATGGCATCATTTAGATATTCCATGAGTACTTGTGCTTGTGCCCACAAGAATTTTCTCCAATATCTAAAAGTTTTATTCCTTGTCGGCCAGTCATTTTGGTCCACccaatttctctatttataaactattataaatgttttcatgatttatctatatatatatatatttttataatgataTGACATATAACAtaagatattattataaaaatatataaaaatatcaaatttaagtatttaaataatacgTAATGTGTACGTTCAAAACTCCAACTTCACaagatttatttttacaatttaaattcgtaattttttaatatataaaaaataaataaataaaacttgggAGAAGATAATGTGAGCATACCTTGGAATAGAGCCGGAAGCTGGAAGAGCATCCCAACCTTGCGGCGGAGGGACAAGACGTCGAGGTGGCAGATATCTTTGCCGTCCAAGAACACCGATGCCTCCGGCGGCTCCCAGAGGCGGTTCAAGGCCCTCAGCAAGGTCGACTTGCCGCTGCCGCTCGGACCTATGATCCCCATTACTATCCCTCTGGAGACCTCCAGATTCACCTTCTTCAGTATCGCCTCTCCCATCTCCGATTCCCGCACTAGTTCCCTGATCAGAATCTTCGGCCCCTCGCCGCCGTTCATGTCTTCCTCCACCGCCAGCAGGAGCTCGCCATCTGCACCGCCACAGGAACCTCAGAAATTAAGTCAATCGATGATTCGAACGGACACAGTACTTTTTCCAAACCGAAACTATTTTCGAATCGACCTCAAAAGACATAGAAGATTTAACGTATGATGGAAACTTGGAAAATCATTACTGTGCTAATATGGAAACTTGTGTGTGACGATATGTCTTTCTGGAATTTTcataccaaaaataaagaaagcaagaaaaaggAGTACATACCGGTGCCTTGGAAGGTCGCCATGGACAAAGAAGAGGTGGAGGGAGGAAAAAGCTGAGAGACAAGACATATCGTGTATTATTTATTCGTCGAGAGGAGAAGCCTTCCCCAGCAAGACCAGGCCACAAGCGCCCGACTGTATGCTGTGTTCtaattcattatatatatatatatatatctttaataatattattattgacaTCTGAATtctgtataattttttttatgaatttattataaatttataaacattacGTTAAAATTATATGTTGAACAGCAGCCACCCCATCTCCAACGTTGACCAGCAATAGCACAACCACCCCATCTCCTACAATGACACTGCAATGATAATGATTGCAAGATTGGGATTAGGGATATTTGTTGGAAGTTTAGaatttttagggcatttttgtcTTTAATGGGTACTTCTTGAATATCCActgtgaaaagaaaaaaaaaaattctactcGTAGCCACCTTTTTACTCTCtgaagttattttttaatatacctaaaatatcttcaaataaaaatttaattttatccttcATCTTTAATACTCAACTACCCACCTGACATCCTACTGTCTTCTGCTAGTGAAAGTCTATAATTTCTTTTCACCCACCGTCGCAATTATTTATTCGTGAAGCTATTTTCTCCTAACATCTCCCATTCCTTTTGTTTCACACCCACACCCATACTTAtctattttctctaaaaaaatatcaatgactTAGCCATTTTATGATCAAAATTAGTGATTGATTACTACACTTAAATGTTGACTACGAACCCCGAAGAGTTTGACGAAGAGCATAACAACTATTTAGAAAAACAAACACAAGTAAATCTGTAAATATTATTAGTGTATGTATTATTAGCGTGGTGGGATTGagagtaggggtgtgcaatcggttataaccgaatcgaaccgctaaaaaattatgaaccgaaccgaaccaaactatATGTAATAACCAAACTGAACCGACCGACCGACCCACCTCAACTAACcgaaaccgaactaaccgaagcCTACACCACACTAaacgaaccgaaccgaaccgaaaatgAATCGAAAACGAACTAgaacacaaaaataaacaagagaCTGCCTTGCTATTGTCGCCGGCCACCTAGTCGGCCGGTGATTCCGATGATCGGAACCGATCATCGGATTTCCCCAACCACggtgacccacatacccaaaaattaaaaacatctaatggttagattttagtagatctaggttTCAAACTTTCAATGTAAAAGAGAAGTTGTACCTA
This window harbors:
- the LOC127790046 gene encoding very-long-chain aldehyde decarbonylase CER3-like isoform X2, encoding MEGVHRESGDYPGKMGAPLFDWPWNNLGCYKYLLYGPFVVTFLYSRFWGDTQKQRDSWCMHVLILCALRCLVHQLWSSYNNMLFLNRNRRVSLSGVDFKQIDREWDWDNFIILQAFMASSLAYFSFPSLQNLPVWNARGIICCLFLHMGVSEPLYYWAHRFLHSQYFFSHYHWLHHSSKVAHPFTAGHATFLEHISLCLITGLPILGTTIIGFGSISMIYGYVLMFDFVRCMGHSNVEVIPHRLFEIFPPLKYVIYTPTYHSLHRIEMSTNFCLFMPIYDAVWKTMNSHSWDTHKKISSGKNGSVPDFVFLAHVVDIVSSMHVGFVFRSFSSVPFTTIPFLIPLWPIALWAILVMWAKSKTFLLSFYYLRGRLCETWVVPRFGLQYFLPFAEDGINNQIEEAILRADRLGVKVINLAALNKNESLNGGGKLFVNKHPDLRVRVVHGNTLTAAVILNEIPKDEKTVFLAGATSKLGRAIALYLARRRVRVLTWIIGKWVTPREQSWAPPGTHFHQFVVPPLLPTRRDCTYGKLAAMRLPDDVKGLGTCEYTLPRGLVHACHAGGLVHFLEGWSHHEVGAIDVDQIDVAWNAALKHGLKPV
- the LOC127790046 gene encoding very-long-chain aldehyde decarbonylase CER3-like isoform X1 — protein: MEGVHRESGDYPGKMGAPLFDWPWNNLGCYKYLLYGPFVVTFLYSRFWGDTQKQRDSWCMHVLILCALRCLVHQLWSSYNNMLFLNRNRRVSLSGVDFKQIDREWDWDNFIILQAFMASSLAYFSFPSLQNLPVWNARGIICCLFLHMGVSEPLYYWAHRFLHSQYFFSHYHWLHHSSKVAHPFTAGHATFLEHISLCLITGLPILGTTIIGFGSISMIYGYVLMFDFVRCMGHSNVEVIPHRLFEIFPPLKYVIYTPTYHSLHRIEMSTNFCLFMPIYDAVWKTMNSHSWDTHKKISSGKNGSVPDFVFLAHVVDIVSSMHVGFVFRSFSSVPFTTIPFLIPLWPIALWAILVMWAKSKTFLLSFYYLRGRLCETWVVPRFGLQYFLPFAEDGINNQIEEAILRADRLGVKVINLAALNKNESLNGGGKLFVNKHPDLRVRVVHGNTLTAAVILNEIPKDEKTVFLAGATSKLGRAIALYLARRRVRVLMLTQSTERFTSIQKEAPLDCQEFLIQVTKYRAAKNCKTWIIGKWVTPREQSWAPPGTHFHQFVVPPLLPTRRDCTYGKLAAMRLPDDVKGLGTCEYTLPRGLVHACHAGGLVHFLEGWSHHEVGAIDVDQIDVAWNAALKHGLKPV
- the LOC127790046 gene encoding very-long-chain aldehyde decarbonylase CER3-like isoform X3, coding for MHVLILCALRCLVHQLWSSYNNMLFLNRNRRVSLSGVDFKQIDREWDWDNFIILQAFMASSLAYFSFPSLQNLPVWNARGIICCLFLHMGVSEPLYYWAHRFLHSQYFFSHYHWLHHSSKVAHPFTAGHATFLEHISLCLITGLPILGTTIIGFGSISMIYGYVLMFDFVRCMGHSNVEVIPHRLFEIFPPLKYVIYTPTYHSLHRIEMSTNFCLFMPIYDAVWKTMNSHSWDTHKKISSGKNGSVPDFVFLAHVVDIVSSMHVGFVFRSFSSVPFTTIPFLIPLWPIALWAILVMWAKSKTFLLSFYYLRGRLCETWVVPRFGLQYFLPFAEDGINNQIEEAILRADRLGVKVINLAALNKNESLNGGGKLFVNKHPDLRVRVVHGNTLTAAVILNEIPKDEKTVFLAGATSKLGRAIALYLARRRVRVLMLTQSTERFTSIQKEAPLDCQEFLIQVTKYRAAKNCKTWIIGKWVTPREQSWAPPGTHFHQFVVPPLLPTRRDCTYGKLAAMRLPDDVKGLGTCEYTLPRGLVHACHAGGLVHFLEGWSHHEVGAIDVDQIDVAWNAALKHGLKPV
- the LOC127790047 gene encoding fasciclin-like arabinogalactan protein 14, which translates into the protein MAFYNSFLVAFSGFLFFCSANAFNITKLLDKYPDFSTFNSYLTQTKLAGEINSRQTITILVVDNGAISSLSDKPEDVLRNILSLHVVLDYYDVQKLQKLPKKTAILTTLFQASGLASGQQGFLNATDVSPGSVAFGSAVNGSQLDVNLVKSVASHPYDISVLQVSGAIVPTGIEKTKNNNSSGHSTPPPKRSPSPAATPAPAPSKAAPAPKAPKMPASPPRPADAPAPSWSSADSKPVKSDSADRALRQLSVLKLIVLLTLSLVSII
- the LOC127790048 gene encoding ABC transporter I family member 17; the protein is MATFQGTDGELLLAVEEDMNGGEGPKILIRELVRESEMGEAILKKVNLEVSRGIVMGIIGPSGSGKSTLLRALNRLWEPPEASVFLDGKDICHLDVLSLRRKVGMLFQLPALFQGTVADNVRYGPQLRGKKLSDNEVHKLLSLADLEASFFNKPSSELSVGQAQRVALARTLANEPEVLLLDEPTSALDPISTQNIEDVLVKLKKRGMTVVMVSHSIKQIQRVADVVALLVSGEIVEILKPDRLSEAKHPMAQRFLQLSS